The DNA region ATCCCAAATCAGTTTCAGTTTTCGCATGTTTTCCGTTGTAAAAATTACAGACTAAATATAGATTAAAATAAACAATAACAGCTATTTTTGGGCGTTTACAAAACAACTTGTATTATAGGTATATATTAGTATTTTTGTATCCATCGAAAAAAAATATTCCATGAAATTAAAACATCTTATTACTTTATTTTTTGCGTTTTTGGCTTTTGGTGTAAACGGGCAAACCAGCAACAGCGAAACCCTTTTTACGGTTGATGGAAACCCGGTTTATGTGTCGGAATTCGTTAAGGTTTACAAGAAAAACCTCGATTTGGTACAAGACGAATCGCAAAAGGATGTGGACGAATATTTAAAGCTGTTTACCAACTATAAATTAAAGTTGAAGGAAGCCAAAACCTTGGGACTGAACGAGAACGCCAATTATTTACGGGAATTGAACAACTACAAAAAGCAATTGGCCAAAAGTTACATGACCGATAGCAAAGTAACCGATGCTTTGGTGGAAGAGGCTTACCAGCGTGTGTCGCAGGAGATAAATGCCAACCATATTTTGGTAAAGGTTGATGAAAATGCCAGCCCAAACGATACTTTGGCGGCCTACAATGAAATTATAAAACTACGCGAAAGAGCCGTAAAGGAAGGTTTTGAAAAAGTGCGTGCCGAAGTACATAACGGCCAAACTGTTTTTGGCGAGCAGTTGGGATATTTTTCTGGGTTTAGAATGGTTTATAAATTTGAAAATGCGGCTTTCAATACGCCGGTAGGCGATATTTCTCAGCCATTCCGAACCCGTTTTGGTTACCATATAGTGAATGTGTTGGATAAGCGCCCATCGAAAGGCGAAGTAACCGTTGCGCATATTATGGTGGTTGAAAAACCAAACGATTCGTTGGCCGAAAATCCAGAAACGAGAATCAATGATATTTATAAAAAAATAGAGCAGGGCGAAGATTTTGCTTCGCTGGCCAAGCAGTTTTCAGATGATAGAAACTCATCGCCAAAAGGGGGTGAACTGGCGCCATTTTCTAGCGGACAATTGCGTGCCAAGGAATTTGAGGATGTGGCATTTGGTCTGGAAAACGAAGGTGATATTTCAGATCCTTTTAAAACCGATTTCGGTTGGCATATTGTAAAATTAATCAATAAGAAGCCTGTGCCCGATTTTGAAACTTTAAAGCCCGAATTGGCAAATAAAGTAAAGCGCGATAGCCGTTCAAAATTGATTGATGAGGCTTTGATTGATAAATTGAAAGCGAAGTATAACATTGGCAATCCGCCTTCCGATTTACAATATTTTGTGGCCATTTTGAACGACGATTATTTCAGTAGAAATTGGAAATTGCCTGAAAATCTTGATGGTGAAAAGCCATTTTTAAAAATAGGAAACAAGCAATTAACCTATCAGGATTTTGCCAATTACCTGGAAAATCAACAGCGTAACACCACGCCAAAACAATCTTTTGAAACCTTGGTGGTTAAAAAATACGAAGCGTTTTTGGAGCAGCAATTGTTGAATTATCAGGAAGAAAATTTGGAAAACGAAAACGAAGAATATGCCGATATCGTTACCGAATATAGAGACGGTTTGCTACTTTTCGAACTGATGGAAAACACCATTTGGAACGCCGGTACTACCGATACCATCGCGATAAAAGAATACTACGAGGCGAACAAAATCAAGTACGTATCGCCCGAGCGTATTGATGCCGTGGTAGCATCGTCATCGAAACAAAAAACCTTAAAAAAAGTAGCCAAATTATTGAAGAAGGATATGGCCGTTGAGCGCATCAAATCGTTGGTGAACAGTAACGATGCGATCGAGGTTATTTTTACTGCCGAAGTGATGGAAGCCAACCACCAAGCGCTACCTGAGAATTTGGAATTTAAAAAGGGCATTTCGAAAATTCATAAACACAATGGCGGATTCGTTATCGTAAAAATCAACGAGGTGCTTCCCGAAAGTCAAAAATCTTTCGAAGACGCCAAAGGTTTGGTCATTGCCGATTACCAAAACCATAAAGAAGAAAAATGGCTAAGCGAATTGGCCGAAAAGTATCCCGTAAAGGTAAACCAAGCGGTGCTTGCAAATGTAAAAGAACAACTTAACAACAAATAGGTGCGGGGCAGTTTTTTCATAATAGCGATGCTGGCTTTGCTGTTTTCTTGCGAATATTTAAAGAAAACGGACGAGCGCAAACCCGTGGCACGGGTCAACGAAAGCTTTTTGTTTAAGGATGATATAAAAAATCTAGTGCCCGAAGGCGCTTCAGCAGAAGATAGTACCCTTTTAGTGCAAAATTTCATCAACCGTTGGGCGACCCAACAATTGCTGATGGACGGCGCTAAATTTAACCTCAGTGAAGAAAAACAGAACAACTTCAACAAACTGGTAGAACAGTACAAAAACGATTTGTACACCAAAGCGTATATGGAGGCTTTGGTGAAAAAAAATATCGATACGTTGATACCCGATGAAGAGGCCGAAAGCTATTACGAAAACAATAAAGATGTTTTTAAACTGAACGAAGAACTCATCAAGTTCAGGTACGTTAACCTTGATGAAAACATGATCAATTATGAGGATGTAAAAAAACGTTTCGAACGCTATAACGATAGGGACAAGCGTATTTTAGATTCCATTTCCATTCAGTTTAAATCCTACTCCTTTAAAGATTCGGTTTGGATAAGGCTCAGTCAAGCCATACGGAAGATTCCGGCGGTAACGCCTGAAAATAAAGAGCAATTGTTAAAAAAATCTAATTTTATACAGCTCAAAGATTCATTAGGAGTATATTTGATGCAAATTAACGATGTGCTGTTGCGAAACGAAACTGCACCGTTGGAATACGTTAGGCCAACCATAAACCAGATCGTGATCAATAAAAGGAAGTTGGACCTCATTAGGGAATTAGAAAAAGATATTACGAAAGATGCTGTTAAAAACAAACAATTTGAAATTTATAAATAACTTAAAACATATTGCCTGTATCGCAATAACCTTGTTTGCCGTTAATGTTTTGGCTGCCCAAGAAATTATTGCAGATGAAGAGGAAGTGGCTGTGGCCGAAACAAAAGCGTCGGTTTCCAACGTGCAAACGGGTAAAAAAGTAGATGGTGTTGCCGCTGTGGTGGGCGATTACATTGTTTTGGATTCGGATGTTGAAAAAGAGCGCGAGCAAATAAAAGCTGCCGGTGGTTCGGTTGAAGGCGTAGAAGATTGCCAATTGTTCGGTCTTATGCTTGAAAAAAAGTTGTATGCGCATCATGCCATTCAGGATAGTATTCCTGTTTCCGATGCTGAAATCCGCCAAAGTGTTGATTATCAAATCCAGCAGTTTTTGCAACAGACCAACGGTTCTATGGAACGTCTTTTGGAATTCTATAATATGGAAGACGAAAAAACATTCCGTAACGAAATGTTCGAAATCAATAAAGCCAACCAATTGGCAGCGAAAATGCAGGCCAAAATTGTTGAGGGCGTTGAAATTACTCCAGAAGAGGTGCGCTCGTTTTTCAATAATATTCCTAAAGACGAAAGACCAACGTTTGGTACCGAGTTGAAAGTGGCGCAAATTGTAGCCGAGCCCAAAGTTTCGGACGAGGAAAGGCAAAAAATCATCGACCGTTTAAAACAATTTAAAACCGATGTGGTTGAAAATGGGGCAAGTTTCCGCTCCAAAGCCATCTTGTATTCCGAAGATCCCGGGTCTGCGAGCCGCGGGGGCAAGTACACTCTAAACCGCAAGCAGCCCAAAATGGTAAGGGAATTTAGGCAAGTGGCCTTTGCTTTGCAAGAGGGCGAAGTGTCCGATCCGTTTAAAACCGATTACGGCTACCATATTATTATGTTGGAAAAAATTAGGGGGCAGGAGTACGATGTCGCACACATTTTATTAACGCCAAAGGTGTCAGACGAGGCGGTTAAAGAAGCCAAGGAACGATTGGAAAAAGTAAGACAGCGTATTGTTGATGGGGATATTTCGTTTGCCGATGCGGCGCGTGAAGCCAGTGATGAAAAGGAAACCCGAGCCGATGGCGGACAGTTGATTAACCCAACCACACAAGATTATAATTTCGAACTTACCCGTATGGATCCTGAACTGTATGCCCAAATTCAAAATGTAAAGGATGGCGAAGTGAGTTTGGTACAAAAGGAAGAAGACCGTACCGGAAAGGTGAGTTTTAAAATCTTGATGGTAACCGACAGGATTGATGAGCACGAAGCCGATTACGCCCGCGACTTTTTAAAGATTAAAGAATTGGCTCTTGAAGAAAAGAAAATCAAGGAAATTGAAAAGTGGCAAAAAGAAAAAATAATGGATACTTACATAAAAATTAGTGGAAAGTATAGAGATTGTGAGTTTTCCAATAACTGGTTAAAACAATAATTTTATGGGTGATGTCGCTGCCATCGAGCAATTTGTAAAACAATATAAAAGCCTTAAAAACGAAATAGCCAAAGTTATTATTGGGCAAGATGAAGTAGTCAATCAAATTCTCATTTCCATTTTTTCTGGAGGACATTCTTTGCTCATTGGCGTACCCGGATTAGCAAAAACGTTGATGGTCAACACCATTTCGCAAGCGTTGGGTTTAGATTTTAAGCGCATACAATTTACGCCCGATTTAATGCCCAGCGATATTTTAGGTAGCGAAATTTTAGATGAAGACCGCCATTTTAAATTCATAAAAGGCCCTATTTTCTCCAATATTATTTTGGCCGACGAGATTAACCGAACGCCACCGAAAACCCAAGCGGCTTTGTTGGAAGCCATGCAGGAGCGTGCGGTAACTGTGTCCGGACACCATTACAAACTGGAATTGCCTTATTTTGTGTTGGCTACCCAAAACCCTATTGAACAAGAAGGGACTTACCCGTTGCCGGAAGCGCAGTTAGACCGTTTTATGTTTGCCATTAATTTGGAATATCCCACTTTTCAAGAAGAGGTTGAGGTGGTAAAATCGACCACCAACGATACCAAAGTAGAAGTGAAAGCGCTTTTTACGGCACAGCAAATCATCGATTTTCAACATTTAATCCGTCGCATTCCTGTGGCCGATAATGTGATTGAATATGCTGTAGCCATGGTAGGCAAAACACGCCCAAATAGTGATGCTGCTCCCGAAATTGTAAAAACCTACATCGATTGGGGAGCAGGGCCGAGAGCTTCACAAAACCTCATTTTAGCGGCTAAAACCCACGCGGCTATAAACGGTAAGTTTTCACCCGATATGGAAGATGTTCAAGCCGTTGCCAAAAGTATCCTCAGGCATCGAATCATTAAAAACTACAAAGCGGAAGCCGAAGGGGTAACCGAAGAACAGGTTATTGAAAGCTTATTTTAAGTAATTGATGTTGGGGTTTAAATGTTAACATCCTAAATAATTTATTCTGCTTAAACGATTGAATTGATAATTTGTCAATTTTATTTCTTCAAAATTCCATAAAAACCAAAAGAATTCAGATTAAAATGCCACAATAATAATTTGGGTGTGCAAGTGGCTGTATTGCGCGCGTAATATTTAAATTTTAGCGTTTATTTTAGTATTTTGCGTCGCTTTTTATAAAACTAAAAACATAGAAAATATAAATAGGCTTTTAAGGCTATGGTCGGCCTGAGCGACGTTAAAAAACGCTTCAGGTGATGCAAAGCTTTTATTATTTGGGGCCTAAAATTTGAAAAAGACTTAACATGAACATTTACGACGATTACATCAAAGAAATTGAAGGAAGAAAGGCGCAGGGGCTTCACCCAAAGCCCATTGAAAGTGCAGAGTTGCTCTCTGAGATTATTGATCAAATTAAAGATGCTGGAAATGCGAACAGAGCAGATTCACTTGAATTTTTCATTTATAATACAGTGCCCGGAACAACAGGTGCTGCTGGTGTAAAAGCAAAGTTTTTAAAGGAGATTATTCTTGGGGAAGTTGCGGTAGAAGAAATCACGAAAACCTTTGCCTTTGAGTTGTTGTCGCACATGAAAGGTGGACCTTCAGTTGAGGTGCTTTTGGATTTGGCTTTAGGAAACGACGAAGCCATCGCAAAACAATCGGCCGAAGTTTTAAAAACACAGGTGTTCTTGTATGAGGCTGATATGGCTCGTATAGAAGAAGCTTTTAAATCAGGAAACGCCATAGCAAAAGAATTATTGGAAAGCTATGCTAAGGCCGAGTTCTTTACTGAACTTCCTGAAGCAGAAGAGGAAATAAAAATTGTAACCTTCATCGCTGGAACAGGTGACATTTCAACCGATTTGTTATCGCCAGGTGCCGATGCGCATTCACGTTCTGACAGAGAATTGCACGGACAGTGTATTTTCGAGCATAACAAAGAAATGCAGCAGGAATTAACGGCTTTGAAAGAGCAGCACCCAGACAAGCGTGTGATGCTTATTGCTGAAAAAGGAACCATGGGAGTGGGGTCTTCAAGAATGTCTGGTGTAAACAACGTAGCATTGTGGACTGGTATTCAAGCAAGTCCGTATGTACCATTTATCAATATTGCGCCAATTATTGCGGGTACAAATGGCATTTCTCCAATTTTCTTGACTACGGTAGGCGTAACCGGTGGTATTGGTATTGACCTTAAAAACTGGGTTAAGAAAACCGATGCGGAAGGAAACACGGTAGTTGACGAAAACGGCGATCCTGTTTTGGAACAAAAATACTCGGTTGAAACTGGAACGGTTTTAACCATCAACACAAAAACAAAGAAATTATACAACGGCGATAAAGAATTAAAAGATATTTCAGCTGCCTTGACTCCACAAAAAATGGAATTCATTAAAGCTGGTGGATCTTATGCGGTTGTTTTCGGTAAAAAATTACAAACTTTTGCCGCAGGTGTTTTAGGGATTGAGGCGCCTGTAGTTTATGCGCCTTCAAAAGAAATTTCTATTGAAGGACAAGGTTTGACTGCCGTTGAAAAAATAT from Tamlana crocina includes:
- a CDS encoding peptidylprolyl isomerase, translated to MLLKTNNLKFINNLKHIACIAITLFAVNVLAAQEIIADEEEVAVAETKASVSNVQTGKKVDGVAAVVGDYIVLDSDVEKEREQIKAAGGSVEGVEDCQLFGLMLEKKLYAHHAIQDSIPVSDAEIRQSVDYQIQQFLQQTNGSMERLLEFYNMEDEKTFRNEMFEINKANQLAAKMQAKIVEGVEITPEEVRSFFNNIPKDERPTFGTELKVAQIVAEPKVSDEERQKIIDRLKQFKTDVVENGASFRSKAILYSEDPGSASRGGKYTLNRKQPKMVREFRQVAFALQEGEVSDPFKTDYGYHIIMLEKIRGQEYDVAHILLTPKVSDEAVKEAKERLEKVRQRIVDGDISFADAAREASDEKETRADGGQLINPTTQDYNFELTRMDPELYAQIQNVKDGEVSLVQKEEDRTGKVSFKILMVTDRIDEHEADYARDFLKIKELALEEKKIKEIEKWQKEKIMDTYIKISGKYRDCEFSNNWLKQ
- a CDS encoding peptidyl-prolyl cis-trans isomerase encodes the protein MRGSFFIIAMLALLFSCEYLKKTDERKPVARVNESFLFKDDIKNLVPEGASAEDSTLLVQNFINRWATQQLLMDGAKFNLSEEKQNNFNKLVEQYKNDLYTKAYMEALVKKNIDTLIPDEEAESYYENNKDVFKLNEELIKFRYVNLDENMINYEDVKKRFERYNDRDKRILDSISIQFKSYSFKDSVWIRLSQAIRKIPAVTPENKEQLLKKSNFIQLKDSLGVYLMQINDVLLRNETAPLEYVRPTINQIVINKRKLDLIRELEKDITKDAVKNKQFEIYK
- a CDS encoding MoxR family ATPase produces the protein MGDVAAIEQFVKQYKSLKNEIAKVIIGQDEVVNQILISIFSGGHSLLIGVPGLAKTLMVNTISQALGLDFKRIQFTPDLMPSDILGSEILDEDRHFKFIKGPIFSNIILADEINRTPPKTQAALLEAMQERAVTVSGHHYKLELPYFVLATQNPIEQEGTYPLPEAQLDRFMFAINLEYPTFQEEVEVVKSTTNDTKVEVKALFTAQQIIDFQHLIRRIPVADNVIEYAVAMVGKTRPNSDAAPEIVKTYIDWGAGPRASQNLILAAKTHAAINGKFSPDMEDVQAVAKSILRHRIIKNYKAEAEGVTEEQVIESLF
- a CDS encoding peptidylprolyl isomerase — protein: MKLKHLITLFFAFLAFGVNGQTSNSETLFTVDGNPVYVSEFVKVYKKNLDLVQDESQKDVDEYLKLFTNYKLKLKEAKTLGLNENANYLRELNNYKKQLAKSYMTDSKVTDALVEEAYQRVSQEINANHILVKVDENASPNDTLAAYNEIIKLRERAVKEGFEKVRAEVHNGQTVFGEQLGYFSGFRMVYKFENAAFNTPVGDISQPFRTRFGYHIVNVLDKRPSKGEVTVAHIMVVEKPNDSLAENPETRINDIYKKIEQGEDFASLAKQFSDDRNSSPKGGELAPFSSGQLRAKEFEDVAFGLENEGDISDPFKTDFGWHIVKLINKKPVPDFETLKPELANKVKRDSRSKLIDEALIDKLKAKYNIGNPPSDLQYFVAILNDDYFSRNWKLPENLDGEKPFLKIGNKQLTYQDFANYLENQQRNTTPKQSFETLVVKKYEAFLEQQLLNYQEENLENENEEYADIVTEYRDGLLLFELMENTIWNAGTTDTIAIKEYYEANKIKYVSPERIDAVVASSSKQKTLKKVAKLLKKDMAVERIKSLVNSNDAIEVIFTAEVMEANHQALPENLEFKKGISKIHKHNGGFVIVKINEVLPESQKSFEDAKGLVIADYQNHKEEKWLSELAEKYPVKVNQAVLANVKEQLNNK